One region of Salvia miltiorrhiza cultivar Shanhuang (shh) chromosome 3, IMPLAD_Smil_shh, whole genome shotgun sequence genomic DNA includes:
- the LOC131015735 gene encoding probable polygalacturonase isoform X1 translates to MPRILVIHVILVLAATLPLRSNAVHGHRRHDNFQYCAISCRAHGASLTDFGGVGDGTTSNTRAFQAAVDHLGQFAAYGGSMLFVPPGKWLTGSFNLTSHFTLFLHKDAVLLASQDESEWAVIEPLASYGRGRDTEGGRYISLIFGTNLTDVVITGDNGTIDGQGESWWNKFHKGELQYTRPYLIEIMYSENVQISNLTLVNSPSWNVHPIYSRLTSLTICLGPKISADFVRYICSNVIVQGLTILAPVTSPNTDGINPDSCTNTRIEDCYIVSGDDCIAVKSGWDQYGIAFAMPTKQLVIRRLTCISPFSAVIALGSEMSGGIEDVRAEDILAINSESGVRIKTAVGRGGYVKDIYVRGMTMKTMKWAFWMTGNYGSHPDNNYDPNALPVIQNINYRDMVAENVTMAAQLAGIPGDPFTGICISNVTIELAKKAKKVIWNCTDVEGVSSGVVPQPCDKLQDQESACDFPEETLPIDNVEIQTCSYRRKYPLGDHVLKHL, encoded by the exons ATGCCCAGAATTCTG GTAATTCACGTGATCTTGGTCCTTGCTGCCACGCTCCCGCTGAGATCAAATGCCGTCCACGGCCACCGTCGTCACGATAACTTCCAGTACTGCGCCATAAGCTGCCGCGCCCACGGCGCATCGCTGACGGATTTCGGAGGCGTCGGAGACGGAACGACCTCGAATACGAGAGCTTTTCAGGCGGCCGTCGATCACCTCGGCCAGTTCGCGGCGTATGGCGGTTCCATGCTCTTCGTTCCGCCGGGAAAGTGGCTGACGGGAAGCTTCAATCTCACCAGCCATTTCACTCTCTTTCTGCATAAAGATGCGGTCCTTCTCGCTTCTCAG GATGAAAGTGAATGGGCTGTGATAGAACCACTGGCATCGTACGGTCGAGGACGAGACACAGAAGGTGGAAGATACATCAGTCTAATCTTCGGTACCAACCTAACTGATGTAGTTATAACGG GGGATAATGGCACGATTGATGGGCAAGGGGAGTCGTGGTGGAACAAATTTCACAAGGGGGAACTACAATACACTAGGCCTTACCTCATCGAGATAATGTACTCAGAGAATGTTCAAATATCCAACTTGACACTTGTTAACTCGCCTTCATGGAATGTCCATCCTATCTACAGCAGGTTAACTTCTCTCACTATTTGTTTAGGTCCCAAGATTAGTGCTGATTTTGTACGTTACATATGCAGCAATGTGATCGTGCAAGGCCTAACGATTCTGGCACCTGTAACATCTCCAAACACAGATGGTATCAATCCAG ATTCTTGCACAAACACTCGGATTGAGGACTGCTACATCGTGTCTGGAGACGACTGCATCGCTGTGAAGAGCGGTTGGGACCAGTATGGGATCGCGTTCGCGATGCCAACGAAGCAGCTGGTGATCAGAAGGCTCACTTGCATCTCTCCATTCAGTGCTGTGATCGCGTTAGGAAGTGAGATGTCGGGAGGGATTGAAGATGTGAGAGCAGAAGACATCCTTGCCATCAATTCTGAGTCGGGGGTTCGGATCAAGACAGCCGTTGGGAGAGGCGGGTACGTGAAGGACATATACGTCAGAGGGATGACCATGAAAACCATGAAGTGGGCATTCTGGATGACAGGAAACTATGGTTCTCACCCGGACAACAACTACGACCCCAACGCCCTTCCTGTGATCCAGAACATCAACTACCGCGACATGGTGGCTGAGAATGTGACCATGGCAGCCCAACTGGCGGGGATCCCGGGTGATCCTTTCACCGGGATCTGCATATCCAATGTGACAATTGAGCTGGCAAAGAAGGCGAAGAAGGTCATCTGGAACTGCACTGATGTTGAAGGGGTGTCGAGTGGTGTGGTTCCACAGCCCTGTGATAAGCTGCAGGACCAGGAATCGGCTTGCGATTTCCCAGAAGAGACTTTACCTATTGATAATGTGGAAATACAGACTTGTTCTTACAGAAGGAAGTATCCATTAGGTGATCATGTTCTGAAACATTTGTAA
- the LOC131015735 gene encoding probable polygalacturonase isoform X2 — MPRILVIHVILVLAATLPLRSNAVHGHRRHDNFQYCAISCRAHGASLTDFGGVGDGTTSNTRAFQAAVDHLGQFAAYGGSMLFVPPGKWLTGSFNLTSHFTLFLHKDAVLLASQDESEWAVIEPLASYGRGRDTEGGRYISLIFGTNLTDVVITGDNGTIDGQGESWWNKFHKGELQYTRPYLIEIMYSENVQISNLTLVNSPSWNVHPIYSSNVIVQGLTILAPVTSPNTDGINPDSCTNTRIEDCYIVSGDDCIAVKSGWDQYGIAFAMPTKQLVIRRLTCISPFSAVIALGSEMSGGIEDVRAEDILAINSESGVRIKTAVGRGGYVKDIYVRGMTMKTMKWAFWMTGNYGSHPDNNYDPNALPVIQNINYRDMVAENVTMAAQLAGIPGDPFTGICISNVTIELAKKAKKVIWNCTDVEGVSSGVVPQPCDKLQDQESACDFPEETLPIDNVEIQTCSYRRKYPLGDHVLKHL; from the exons ATGCCCAGAATTCTG GTAATTCACGTGATCTTGGTCCTTGCTGCCACGCTCCCGCTGAGATCAAATGCCGTCCACGGCCACCGTCGTCACGATAACTTCCAGTACTGCGCCATAAGCTGCCGCGCCCACGGCGCATCGCTGACGGATTTCGGAGGCGTCGGAGACGGAACGACCTCGAATACGAGAGCTTTTCAGGCGGCCGTCGATCACCTCGGCCAGTTCGCGGCGTATGGCGGTTCCATGCTCTTCGTTCCGCCGGGAAAGTGGCTGACGGGAAGCTTCAATCTCACCAGCCATTTCACTCTCTTTCTGCATAAAGATGCGGTCCTTCTCGCTTCTCAG GATGAAAGTGAATGGGCTGTGATAGAACCACTGGCATCGTACGGTCGAGGACGAGACACAGAAGGTGGAAGATACATCAGTCTAATCTTCGGTACCAACCTAACTGATGTAGTTATAACGG GGGATAATGGCACGATTGATGGGCAAGGGGAGTCGTGGTGGAACAAATTTCACAAGGGGGAACTACAATACACTAGGCCTTACCTCATCGAGATAATGTACTCAGAGAATGTTCAAATATCCAACTTGACACTTGTTAACTCGCCTTCATGGAATGTCCATCCTATCTACAGCAG CAATGTGATCGTGCAAGGCCTAACGATTCTGGCACCTGTAACATCTCCAAACACAGATGGTATCAATCCAG ATTCTTGCACAAACACTCGGATTGAGGACTGCTACATCGTGTCTGGAGACGACTGCATCGCTGTGAAGAGCGGTTGGGACCAGTATGGGATCGCGTTCGCGATGCCAACGAAGCAGCTGGTGATCAGAAGGCTCACTTGCATCTCTCCATTCAGTGCTGTGATCGCGTTAGGAAGTGAGATGTCGGGAGGGATTGAAGATGTGAGAGCAGAAGACATCCTTGCCATCAATTCTGAGTCGGGGGTTCGGATCAAGACAGCCGTTGGGAGAGGCGGGTACGTGAAGGACATATACGTCAGAGGGATGACCATGAAAACCATGAAGTGGGCATTCTGGATGACAGGAAACTATGGTTCTCACCCGGACAACAACTACGACCCCAACGCCCTTCCTGTGATCCAGAACATCAACTACCGCGACATGGTGGCTGAGAATGTGACCATGGCAGCCCAACTGGCGGGGATCCCGGGTGATCCTTTCACCGGGATCTGCATATCCAATGTGACAATTGAGCTGGCAAAGAAGGCGAAGAAGGTCATCTGGAACTGCACTGATGTTGAAGGGGTGTCGAGTGGTGTGGTTCCACAGCCCTGTGATAAGCTGCAGGACCAGGAATCGGCTTGCGATTTCCCAGAAGAGACTTTACCTATTGATAATGTGGAAATACAGACTTGTTCTTACAGAAGGAAGTATCCATTAGGTGATCATGTTCTGAAACATTTGTAA
- the LOC131015736 gene encoding mitogen-activated protein kinase 4-like → MAPESKPNISGVLTHGGKYVRYNLYGNLFEVSSKYIPPLRPLGRGAYGLVCSAVNKEANEEVAIKKIGNAFDNRIDAKRTLREIKLLRHLDHENLIAIKDIIRPPKREAFNDVYIVYELMDTDLHQIIRSDQALTDDHCQYFLYQLLRGLRYVHSAHVLHRDLKPSNLFLNANCDLKIGDFGLARTTSETDFMTEYVVTRWYRAPELLLNCSDYTAAIDVWSVGCILAEIMTREPLFPGKDYVHQLRLITELLGTPDEASLKFLRSDNARRYVKQLPQFPKQNLAARFPSMSPLALDLLAKMLVFDPDQRITVDDALCHPYLSTLHDINDEPISSTPFNFDFEQPSLTEENVKDLIWRESLIFNPDPVS, encoded by the exons ATGGCTCCAGAAAGCAAGCCTAATATCAGCGGAGTGCTGACGCACGGCGGGAAGTACGTGCGCTACAATCTGTACGGTAACCTGTTTGAGGTATCCAGTAAATATATCCCGCCGCTTCGCCCCCTCGGCCGCGGCGCCTACGGCCTCGTCTG CTCGGCTGTGAATAAAGAGGCTAATGAGGAGGTTGCGATTAAAAAAATTGGGAACGCATTTGATAACAGAATTGATGCCAAGAGGACTTTAAGGGAGATTAAGCTCCTGCGCCATTTGGATCACGAAAAT CTTATTGCTATCAAGGATATTATAAGGCCACCAAAAAGGGAGGCTTTTAATGATGTGTACATTGTATATGAACTGATGGATACAGACTTGCATCAGATAATCCGGTCGGATCAAGCATTAACAGATGATCACTGTCAG TACTTTCTGTATCAGTTGTTAAGGGGATTGAGATATGTACACTCGGCACATGTCTTGCATCGTGACCTTAAGCCTAGCAATTTATTTCTGAATGCAAACTGTGACCTTAAAATAGGAGATTTTGGGTTGGCAAGAACGACATCTGAAACAGATTTCATGACTGAATATGTTGTCACTCGTTGGTATCGAGCACCTGAGTTGCTACTTAATTGCTCAGACTACACTGCTGCAATTGATGTATGGTCCGTTGGTTGCATTCTTGCTGAAATAATGACCAGAGAACCCCTATTCCCTGGAAAAGACTATGTTCATCAGCTGAGGCTCATTACTGAG CTATTAGGCACACCTGATGAAGCAAGCCTTAAATTTCTACGAAGTGATAATGCAAGAAGATATGTGAAACAGTTGCCCCAATTTCCGAAACAAAATCTTGCTGCAAGATTCCCAAGTATGTCACCACTGGCTCTGGATTTGCTAGCAAAGATGCTTGTTTTTGATCCAGATCAACGTATAACTG TTGATGATGCTCTCTGTCATCCGTATCTATCCACTCTTCATGATATAAATGACGAACCAATCAGCTCCACTCCtttcaattttgattttgagcAGCCATCATTAACCGAAGAAAATGTTAAGGATCTAATCTGGAGGGAATCGCTCATTTTCAATCCAGATCCAGTCAGTTAG